From Rhodanobacteraceae bacterium, the proteins below share one genomic window:
- a CDS encoding Alkyl hydroperoxide reductase subunit C-like protein, which produces MNKRLAGLLTAGALTSMLAIPAAAALKTGAAAPDFTATASLAGKDFTFSLKRALAKGPVVVYFYPAAYTGGCDLEAHTFATDADQFSKAGATIIGVSADSIARLNQFSSDPNYCAGKFPVASDPDGKIAAQYDLKMMPPQKGVTDVQHKPVTHGFFPRTTFVLDRTGKVVTTLSSEADHLTPDQHVKRSLEIVQNLQAGKAQ; this is translated from the coding sequence ATGAACAAGCGATTGGCAGGTCTGCTCACCGCGGGCGCATTGACGTCGATGCTGGCGATCCCGGCAGCGGCTGCGCTGAAAACGGGCGCTGCGGCGCCGGATTTCACCGCCACCGCGAGCCTCGCGGGCAAGGATTTCACCTTCTCGCTGAAGCGGGCGCTGGCGAAAGGCCCGGTGGTGGTCTATTTCTACCCGGCGGCCTACACCGGCGGCTGCGACCTCGAGGCGCACACTTTCGCGACCGACGCCGACCAGTTCAGCAAGGCCGGTGCCACGATCATCGGCGTGTCGGCGGATTCGATCGCGCGGCTCAACCAGTTTTCGTCCGATCCGAATTACTGCGCCGGCAAGTTTCCGGTCGCGTCCGATCCGGACGGCAAGATCGCCGCGCAATACGACCTGAAGATGATGCCGCCGCAGAAGGGCGTGACCGATGTCCAGCACAAGCCGGTGACCCATGGCTTTTTCCCGCGCACGACCTTCGTGCTCGACCGCACCGGCAAGGTCGTCACCACCTTGTCGTCGGAAGCCGACCACCTGACGCCCGACCAGCACGTCAAGCGTTCGCTGGAGATCGTGCAGAACCTGCAGGCCGGCAAGGCGCAATAA
- a CDS encoding 3'-to-5' exoribonuclease RNase R yields the protein MPRRNRPSSRTVRKSRAEKKPAKRKHEASPRNEAKKKQTARKPDTRHFADPHAEREAQRYEHPIPSREAILSVLAERGSLLRADAIAEALGIRDDVRREALDKRLRAMLRDGQLLESRRGGLAPAERIGLIAGTVLANAEGYGFLRPDEGGDDLYLSPAQMRQVLHGDRVLASVVGVDRRGRQQGAIREVLERRAPRLVGRVVEEHGVVVVDPDDRRLHQDVLIPPDARNGARTGQIVVAEITDPPTPQRGPIGRIVSVLGERLQPSLIVEMAIESHGLPHEWPIDVTREAEKVEPRVTHAETEGRVDLRKLPLVTIDGADSRDFDDAVYAEPVRGGGFRLIVAIADVSHYVQPEAALDDEAYKRGTSVYFPGFVVPMLPETLSNGICSLNPEVDRLCMVCDMRVDSDGEVTRAKFYPAVMRSHARLTYDAVWQAIGVRDAEARRGLGKLLPHIDHLHALYKAFDSARKRRGTIEFETSEVDYRLDDKGDVVSLGAHERNDAHKLIEECMIAANVQAAMFLAKKKIPAPFRVHAPPPADKYEDLLAFLREYKLKMPPLAEVKPRDFAALLKRVADRADAELFRSVLLRAQSLASYQSANHGHFGLALDAYAHFTSPIRRYPDLLVHRAIRYALLGGKPAAYLYTESKMATMAAHCSRTERRAEEAERDVDERYKCAWMEQHVGSEFDGIVTGVTSFGLFVELTESKVSGLVHITQLRNDYYHFDARRHELRGERTGQVFRLGDAVRVQVLRASMEDRKIDFRMVSGREEGRRKSDHKHGKRQ from the coding sequence ATGCCAAGACGCAACCGCCCGTCGTCCCGCACCGTGCGCAAATCCCGCGCGGAAAAGAAGCCCGCGAAGCGCAAGCACGAAGCTTCGCCACGCAACGAGGCGAAGAAGAAGCAGACCGCCCGCAAGCCGGACACGCGACACTTCGCCGATCCGCATGCCGAGCGCGAAGCGCAGCGCTACGAGCATCCGATTCCCAGCCGCGAAGCGATCCTCAGCGTACTGGCCGAGCGCGGCAGCCTGTTGCGCGCCGATGCGATTGCCGAAGCGCTGGGCATCCGCGACGATGTGCGCCGCGAAGCCTTGGACAAACGCCTGCGCGCGATGCTGCGCGACGGCCAGTTGCTGGAAAGCCGCCGCGGCGGATTGGCGCCCGCGGAACGCATCGGCCTGATCGCGGGCACGGTGCTGGCCAATGCGGAAGGTTACGGATTCCTGCGCCCCGACGAGGGCGGCGACGATTTGTATCTGTCGCCCGCGCAGATGCGGCAGGTGCTGCACGGCGATCGCGTGCTCGCTTCCGTGGTCGGTGTCGATCGTCGCGGACGCCAGCAGGGCGCGATCCGCGAGGTGCTGGAACGGCGCGCGCCGCGGCTGGTCGGGCGCGTGGTCGAGGAACACGGCGTGGTGGTGGTCGACCCCGATGATCGGCGCCTGCACCAGGACGTATTGATCCCGCCCGACGCGCGCAACGGCGCGCGCACGGGCCAGATCGTGGTGGCGGAAATCACCGATCCACCGACGCCGCAACGCGGACCGATCGGCCGCATCGTCAGCGTGCTCGGCGAACGCCTGCAGCCGTCGCTGATCGTCGAGATGGCGATCGAAAGCCACGGCCTGCCGCACGAATGGCCGATCGACGTGACGCGTGAAGCGGAAAAGGTCGAACCGCGCGTGACGCATGCTGAAACCGAAGGCCGCGTGGACCTGCGCAAGCTGCCGCTGGTCACGATCGACGGTGCCGATTCGCGCGACTTCGACGATGCGGTGTACGCGGAACCCGTGCGCGGCGGCGGCTTCCGGCTGATTGTCGCGATCGCCGACGTGTCGCACTACGTGCAACCGGAAGCCGCGCTGGACGACGAGGCTTACAAGCGCGGCACGTCGGTGTATTTCCCGGGCTTCGTGGTGCCGATGCTTCCGGAAACCTTGTCGAACGGCATTTGTTCGCTGAATCCCGAAGTCGACCGCCTGTGCATGGTCTGCGACATGCGCGTGGATAGCGACGGCGAAGTGACGCGCGCGAAGTTCTACCCGGCGGTGATGCGCTCGCACGCGCGGCTGACCTACGACGCGGTGTGGCAGGCCATCGGCGTGCGCGATGCGGAAGCGCGGCGCGGCCTGGGCAAGCTGCTGCCGCACATCGACCACCTGCACGCGCTGTACAAGGCATTCGATTCCGCGCGCAAGCGGCGCGGCACGATCGAGTTCGAAACCAGCGAGGTCGATTACCGGTTGGACGACAAGGGCGACGTGGTTTCGCTGGGCGCGCACGAACGCAACGACGCGCACAAGCTAATCGAGGAATGCATGATCGCGGCCAACGTGCAGGCGGCGATGTTCCTCGCGAAGAAGAAGATTCCGGCGCCGTTCCGCGTGCACGCGCCGCCGCCGGCCGACAAATACGAAGACCTGCTGGCGTTCCTGCGCGAATACAAATTGAAGATGCCGCCGCTGGCCGAAGTGAAGCCGCGCGATTTCGCGGCGCTGCTGAAGCGCGTGGCTGACCGCGCCGACGCCGAACTGTTCCGCAGCGTGTTGCTGCGCGCGCAGAGCCTCGCGAGCTACCAGTCCGCCAATCACGGGCATTTCGGGTTGGCGCTGGACGCCTACGCGCACTTCACCTCACCGATTCGCCGTTATCCCGACCTGCTGGTGCACCGCGCGATCCGCTACGCGCTGCTGGGCGGCAAGCCCGCCGCGTACCTCTACACCGAAAGCAAGATGGCGACGATGGCCGCGCACTGCTCGCGCACCGAGCGCCGCGCCGAGGAAGCCGAACGCGACGTGGACGAGCGCTACAAGTGTGCGTGGATGGAGCAGCACGTCGGTTCCGAGTTCGACGGCATCGTCACCGGCGTCACCTCGTTCGGGCTGTTCGTCGAACTGACCGAATCGAAAGTGTCGGGGCTGGTGCACATCACCCAGTTACGAAACGACTACTACCATTTCGACGCGCGCCGCCATGAATTGCGCGGCGAACGCACCGGGCAGGTGTTCCGTCTTGGGGACGCGGTGCGCGTGCAGGTGCTGCGCGCCAGCATGGAGGATCGAAAGATCGACTTCAGGATGGTGTCGGGGCGGGAGGAAGGTCGGCGCAAGTCAGACCACAAACACGGCAAGCGGCAATGA
- a CDS encoding Cytochrome c peroxidase, which produces MSHRYLPRPGGRLVAAVALLAIAGGGAAQQVASPSRAGALTTRDPSGMLQTSTPSGRIDQGNPFFQSLGSNGRSCSSCHQQQDGWSISAADVQRRFVATRGTDPIFRPVDGANSPLADVSTLAAREAAYSMLLNHGVIRVSLPMPANAEFTLTAVDDPYGYASAQALSLFRRPLPASNLIWDTAVMWDGRETNLPFKPPMDAGIDVEDLRLSLASQAMHAVLGHEQAATAPSQAVLDQIVAFELPLVTAQIQDALAGQLNDAGGMGGPAILALQKFWVGINDSLGNDPTLDPFDPRVMRLFDSWRSPDPLRRFDPQTMARTAIARGQELFDSLPIQITGVAGLNDATGQPVIHGTCGTCHDSPNIGNHSVGAPLNIGIADASRRTPDMPLYTLTNIKTGQVVQTTDPGRAMLTGKWADIGKFKGPNLRGLAARAPYFHNGSAATLHDVVDFYDTRFHIGMTEQQKSDLVAFLSAL; this is translated from the coding sequence ATGTCCCATCGATACTTGCCGCGGCCGGGGGGCCGTCTGGTTGCCGCGGTCGCGCTGCTGGCCATCGCCGGCGGCGGAGCCGCGCAGCAGGTCGCGTCGCCTTCCCGCGCGGGCGCGCTGACCACGCGCGATCCTTCCGGCATGCTGCAGACCAGTACGCCCAGCGGCCGCATCGACCAGGGCAACCCGTTCTTCCAGAGCCTCGGCAGCAACGGGCGCTCGTGCAGTTCCTGCCACCAGCAGCAGGATGGCTGGTCGATTTCCGCCGCCGACGTGCAACGCCGTTTCGTGGCGACGCGCGGCACCGATCCGATCTTCCGTCCGGTCGATGGCGCCAATTCGCCGCTGGCCGACGTGTCGACGCTGGCCGCGCGCGAAGCCGCGTATTCGATGCTGCTGAACCACGGCGTGATCCGGGTGAGCCTGCCGATGCCGGCGAACGCGGAGTTCACGCTGACGGCGGTCGACGATCCGTACGGCTACGCGAGCGCGCAGGCGCTTTCGTTGTTCCGGCGTCCGCTGCCCGCGAGCAACCTGATCTGGGACACCGCGGTGATGTGGGACGGGCGCGAAACGAATCTTCCGTTCAAGCCGCCGATGGATGCCGGCATCGACGTCGAGGATCTTCGCCTCAGCCTTGCGTCGCAGGCGATGCACGCGGTGCTCGGGCACGAGCAGGCGGCGACGGCGCCGAGCCAGGCGGTCCTCGACCAGATCGTCGCGTTCGAGTTGCCACTGGTCACCGCGCAAATCCAGGACGCACTGGCCGGACAGCTCAACGACGCCGGCGGCATGGGCGGCCCCGCGATCCTTGCGCTGCAGAAATTCTGGGTCGGCATCAACGATTCGCTGGGCAACGATCCCACGCTCGATCCGTTCGACCCGAGAGTGATGCGGCTGTTCGACAGTTGGCGCAGCCCCGATCCATTGCGCCGCTTCGATCCGCAAACGATGGCGCGCACCGCCATCGCACGCGGCCAGGAGCTGTTCGATTCGCTGCCGATCCAGATCACCGGCGTGGCCGGCTTGAACGATGCGACCGGACAACCCGTGATCCACGGCACCTGCGGCACTTGCCATGACTCGCCGAACATCGGCAATCACTCGGTGGGCGCGCCGCTCAACATCGGCATCGCAGATGCCAGCCGGCGCACGCCCGACATGCCGCTGTACACGCTCACCAACATCAAGACCGGACAGGTCGTGCAGACCACCGATCCGGGCCGCGCGATGCTGACCGGCAAGTGGGCCGACATCGGCAAGTTCAAGGGCCCGAACCTGCGCGGCCTCGCGGCGCGCGCGCCGTACTTCCACAACGGCTCGGCCGCGACCCTGCACGACGTGGTCGATTTCTACGACACGCGCTTCCACATCGGCATGACCGAGCAGCAGAAGAGCGACTTGGTGGCGTTCCTGTCGGCGCTGTAA
- a CDS encoding Serine/threonine protein kinase — MESTPTLRDLFEEALKLPPDARARLLAGCADRSMRAELERMLAADAEEGEWLTAGDAANAAQRIGEAEAVEPLPPGSRIGPFKLLEVLGEGGSSTVFRGCREVEGVRQFVAVKLLARGLYTAEARRRFHHEREALARLRHPGIARLIEGGIADNGLAYIALELIDGVPITRHAQQHALSERQRLTLFLRVCRAVESAHRALIVHRDLKPSNVLVTAEGEMKLLDFGIAKLLDETDDATRTRHHALTPAYAAPEQFTPGAITTATDVYALGVLLRELLTGERSATTQTRTTTNATDAAQGRSKHARKLRGDLANIVAKATAPEPEHRYGSGGALAEDIERYLDCLPVRAHPPSRWYRTGRFVARHRGGVAVTAVLGLAILVSLSIALWQTHVARQQAQRANAIRDFVVGLLRKTAPDVAAARRPDVPTLVYTTAKALPLELREQPALHAELLYTLGNVLRDMRDIPRSEALLREAEASAANLPADSPIRIGVEIGLTRTLIRKGDYDGAAARIGPLLEVPAGRLPGDVPRAMLLKIGMAVADGQGNMPLAVSRGREMIVAYRAACAAGVRCDELGSATHDLASVLLDADRIAEARPLADEALARKLHGNATPMNLADTWNLQSKIALYRGDLDAADADARNAEALLDSLGNGLRRKPLAPRTQLAYVLLAKEQAAPALALTTALLEEQRARGASACDVAENAAQQARALLLLQRAPDAVAAAQIAVSKADDCHEGILHDLAVALALLERGRALAAAGDVSAAQADYARAAALDARVHAIDPVSWPLFLLDSMRLAETLGHHADAVRDARALIVALDRAAALPAHPWRLEAQLLLASAPGAAPPNQAAIEAALAKIGQWPVGVRLARMRAQTH; from the coding sequence GTGGAATCCACGCCGACACTGCGCGACTTGTTCGAGGAGGCGCTGAAGCTGCCGCCGGATGCGCGTGCGCGCCTGCTCGCAGGTTGCGCGGACCGGTCGATGCGCGCCGAACTGGAGCGCATGCTGGCGGCCGATGCGGAAGAAGGCGAGTGGCTGACGGCGGGCGACGCCGCCAATGCCGCGCAAAGGATCGGCGAAGCCGAAGCCGTCGAACCGTTGCCGCCCGGCAGCCGCATCGGTCCGTTCAAATTGCTGGAAGTGCTGGGCGAAGGCGGCTCGTCTACCGTGTTCCGCGGCTGCCGCGAAGTGGAGGGCGTGCGCCAGTTCGTCGCAGTCAAGCTGCTGGCGCGCGGCTTGTACACCGCCGAGGCACGGCGCCGGTTCCATCACGAACGCGAAGCGCTGGCGCGCCTGCGCCATCCCGGCATCGCGCGGCTGATCGAAGGCGGCATCGCCGACAACGGGCTCGCCTACATCGCACTGGAATTGATCGACGGCGTGCCGATCACGCGCCATGCGCAGCAACACGCGTTGTCCGAACGCCAGCGGCTGACGCTGTTTTTGCGCGTATGCCGCGCGGTCGAATCCGCGCATCGCGCGCTGATCGTGCACCGCGACCTGAAACCTTCCAACGTGCTGGTCACCGCCGAAGGCGAAATGAAGCTGCTGGATTTCGGCATCGCCAAGTTGCTGGACGAAACCGACGACGCCACGCGCACCCGCCACCACGCGCTGACGCCGGCCTACGCGGCGCCGGAACAGTTCACGCCGGGCGCGATCACCACTGCCACCGACGTGTACGCGCTGGGCGTGCTGCTGCGCGAGCTGCTGACCGGCGAGCGAAGCGCGACGACGCAGACGCGCACGACCACGAACGCGACGGATGCCGCACAAGGCCGATCGAAGCACGCACGCAAATTGCGCGGCGATCTCGCCAACATCGTCGCCAAGGCCACCGCGCCGGAGCCCGAGCACCGCTACGGTTCGGGCGGCGCGCTGGCGGAAGACATCGAGCGCTACCTGGATTGCTTGCCGGTGCGCGCGCATCCGCCTTCGCGCTGGTATCGCACCGGCCGCTTCGTCGCGCGCCATCGCGGCGGCGTCGCGGTCACCGCGGTATTGGGGCTGGCGATACTCGTGTCGCTGTCGATCGCGCTGTGGCAGACGCACGTTGCGCGCCAGCAGGCGCAGCGCGCCAACGCGATCCGCGATTTCGTGGTGGGTTTGTTGCGCAAGACCGCGCCCGACGTGGCCGCCGCGCGCCGCCCGGACGTGCCCACGCTGGTCTATACCACGGCGAAGGCCTTGCCGCTGGAATTGCGCGAGCAGCCCGCCTTGCACGCGGAATTGCTCTACACGCTGGGCAACGTGTTGCGCGACATGCGCGACATCCCGCGTTCCGAAGCGTTGTTGCGCGAAGCCGAAGCCAGCGCGGCGAACTTGCCTGCCGACTCGCCGATCCGGATCGGCGTCGAAATCGGATTGACCCGCACGCTGATCCGCAAGGGCGATTACGACGGCGCCGCGGCGCGGATCGGTCCGCTGCTTGAGGTGCCCGCGGGACGGCTGCCCGGCGACGTGCCGCGCGCGATGCTGCTGAAGATCGGGATGGCGGTTGCGGATGGACAGGGCAACATGCCGCTGGCCGTGTCGCGGGGCCGCGAGATGATCGTGGCGTATCGCGCCGCGTGCGCCGCAGGCGTTCGTTGCGACGAACTCGGCTCGGCCACCCACGATCTGGCCAGCGTCCTGCTGGACGCCGACCGCATCGCCGAGGCGCGGCCGCTGGCGGACGAAGCGCTCGCGCGCAAGTTGCACGGCAATGCGACGCCGATGAACCTGGCCGACACCTGGAACCTGCAGTCGAAGATCGCGTTGTATCGCGGTGACCTGGATGCCGCCGATGCGGATGCGCGCAACGCCGAGGCGCTGCTCGACTCGCTCGGCAATGGCCTGCGCCGCAAGCCGCTCGCGCCGCGCACCCAGCTTGCCTATGTGTTGCTGGCGAAGGAGCAGGCGGCGCCCGCGCTGGCACTGACGACGGCGTTGCTCGAAGAACAGCGCGCGCGCGGCGCTTCGGCCTGCGACGTGGCCGAGAACGCGGCCCAGCAGGCGCGCGCCTTGCTGTTGCTGCAGCGCGCGCCGGATGCCGTCGCCGCCGCGCAGATCGCGGTTTCGAAAGCGGACGATTGCCACGAAGGCATCCTGCACGATCTGGCCGTGGCGCTGGCTTTGCTGGAACGCGGCCGCGCCTTGGCTGCGGCCGGTGACGTATCCGCCGCGCAGGCGGACTACGCGCGGGCGGCGGCGCTGGACGCGCGCGTGCATGCGATCGATCCGGTGTCGTGGCCGTTGTTCCTGCTCGATTCGATGCGGCTGGCGGAAACGCTTGGGCACCACGCCGATGCCGTGCGCGACGCGCGTGCGTTGATCGTGGCGCTCGATCGCGCCGCTGCCTTGCCCGCGCATCCGTGGCGGCTGGAGGCGCAACTGCTGCTGGCCTCGGCGCCCGGCGCGGCCCCGCCGAACCAGGCCGCCATCGAAGCGGCGCTGGCGAAGATCGGCCAGTGGCCGGTCGGGGTGCGGCTGGCGCGGATGCGTGCGCAAACGCATTGA
- a CDS encoding Prevent host death protein, Phd antitoxin, with amino-acid sequence MSKLGAYEAKTHLPRLLRQVESGEVVTITRNGRAVARLTRVSDASSAAARILELRKTVSRTARGKRLSMRELIAEGRR; translated from the coding sequence ATGTCCAAACTCGGAGCGTATGAAGCGAAAACCCATCTGCCCCGGTTGTTGCGACAAGTCGAATCGGGCGAGGTGGTGACCATCACGCGCAATGGCCGCGCCGTCGCGCGCCTCACGCGCGTGTCCGACGCAAGCAGCGCGGCGGCCCGGATACTGGAGCTTCGCAAGACGGTGAGCCGAACCGCACGCGGCAAGAGACTCTCCATGCGCGAGCTGATCGCGGAAGGGCGCAGGTGA